The genomic stretch ATATTTATCAATGACTTCACTAGATttttcatatgtatacttgataaatctaaagatgaagcctttgaaaagtttaagatttataAGGTCGAAGTGGAAAATCAGTTGAATGTAAAGATTAAAACCTCAGAAGTGATAGAGGGAGTGAGTACTCTTCTAATAAATTCAATGAATTCTGTAAATCAAATGGTATAATCAATGAATTTATGGCACCTTACACACCTCAACTAAATCGCCTAGCAAAATGCACaaataggacattagttgagATGTCAATTGTATGATATTAAATTCTAGATTACCACTGAATTTGTGGGGGAAAGCATTATTAATAGCAAACCGTATTTTAAATGCTATCCCACATAAAAAATTAGatatctccccatatgaattgtggaaaaagaagaaatcatatCTTCATTACTATAAAGTATAGGGAAGTATAGTAGAAGTTAAGATTATTGATTCTAAAAGAGTAAAATTAGGTTATAAAGGAATCAGGTGTGCCTTTGTGGGTTATGAGATTAATAGTCTCGTATATAGATTTTTGGTTTGGAACAATATACTTTTGCTGATAAAAAATGATTATAGAGTCTAGGgatgttatattttttttaaatacagTATACAAAGACTATATGAATAATCATACAAAAAAGCAAGTagatgaaaatataatagaactAATGAACGAAGAATCTAACAGctttcatgataaatctaacACTCATCCAGAAGGAAATGAACTAAGGAGATCGAAAATGGCAAGAAAAAAATATCTTTTGGCCCAGATTTCTATATGTTCCTTATAGAAGGGGATAATGAAATATGAAAGGAGATTACTCTACCACTAAGTATTAAAAGTGATCCATCAACacttagtgaagctctctcatcccCTGATGCACAGTTTTGGAGGAAAGCCATAGAcaatgaaatggattccatagtctcaaataacacttggtgtttggtcgatcttccaccaggttcaaagcctataaaatgtaagtggatttttaaaagaaagttcaatccCGATGGAACCATAAGTTTAAGCTCGATTGGTAGCcaaaggatttagacaaaaggAAGGTATCAATTTTTTCGATATATATGCTCCTGTTGCTCGCATATCTACATTAGGACTCTAATTGCTCTTAAAGCAATTCACCATGTAGTTATTCATCAAATAGATGTCAAAAcgacatttttaaatggtgatctatatgaaaaagtatatatggaacaacttgaagggtttgttcaacctaggcaagagaagaaagtgtgtaaactAGTCAAATATTTTTATGGGCTCAAGCAAGCTCCTaagcaatggcatgagaagtttgattaagTAGTATAATCTAATAGTTTTAGAGTAAACCAAGTagataagtgcatatatattaaaggtcaaatcattatctgcctatatgtagatgatatgctaatatttggaccaaatgaggactgtgtgaaagaaacaaaaaagtttctaagtaccaacTTCGACATGAAGGTTATGAGTAAAGCCAatgtaatattaggtattaagatttataatcaTAATGATGGAATACCCTTCtcacaatctcattacctagAGAAAGTGTTAAAGAAATTAATCATTATAATGGTAAATCGGTTTCAACCCCATTTGATCTaagtattaaattggttaaaaatactgatagatgtaaagcacaacaagaatatgcaaatgctattgggagtttaatgtatgcaatgaattgcactagacctgatataaCATTCACAGTAGGAAGGCTAAGCAGGTATACTAGTAATCCAGGACAAGTATACTGAAATGCGAtttcgagagttttaaagtatctaagaggaaCCATAGATTATGGACTGTATTATAAATCATATCCTGTTGTACTTGAAGGGTACAACAATGCAAGCTGGAATGCAGATAACATAgaatctaaatctacaagtggCTAGATATTCACTCTTAGAGGAGGAAcaatatcatgggcatctaagAAATAAACGTACATATCTCACTCTAtaatggaaagtgagtttattgcacTTGGCGCCGCTTGTAAAGAAGGTCAATGGCTAagatacctactgttgaaaatccCATATTGGCCAAAACTTACTCCTGccatatctatcttttgtgatagtcagGCTACTCTTTGTCATGCTACgagtaagacttataatggtaagtgtAGAAATGTAGGTTtaaggcataactttgttaaaAGATTGCTCAGAGATAGAGTAATTacagtggaatatgttaaatctaTCCTGAACTTAGTAGATCCCTTGacaaaaggtttatcaagagatcaaataagaaaaaccactaaaggaatgagactaagatccataaagatgtaactttcacttttgatggcaaccctacctatgttttgaaatataggctaggttcaaagggacaaacaagtcaagtatatgactgaaatatacactagaaaaagaaaatttgagcctCATTCCTAAAAAGTCTAGTGTTTGGTTTTTGCATTTCATAAAAGGTTGAGTACTAATCCTTAATAGATCTATAAGCGGACTTTGCTGAGATGAAGCATaatcatctttgatagatctTCTTATATAAGTAGAGAAGTGAGGACGCTATTGAAGAGACTAGGATCATCTTTATAATACTCATGAAATAATGATACGCACAAGGCCAGAAATGTGTGAACTTTTAGATTTccagttatatatgaatagatgCGTGTTATGTTTTCGGTGAGtcatataaggtccttagttAAAGATTAATGGGTTACTAAGTACCCAGCATAACTTTGATACTATGCactaaagtaaaggttcaaatccaaaagatacctttacttatacacctatttatactgatatgccattcgttctagaatctgattttatttttgaaattgcaggggattgttgtattttttagaaaaaattaaatttcaaaaataaagttatttttagaaagtaaataaatatgttaattatttaaactttccataaatagtgtgtatagccagtcggtaaaatgagtttttgcttatgcaaccagggttcaaatctcttcGAGGTCGCACCGTACGCATACCCACGcggcgtgggctgtagggcttttttggcgctttattaggcgcacttagcacttcgcacgtttgcatcgtcgcaaggagcaaaaagagccttagtctttttggtacATGGCTCaaactttttgggccatggtacaaCTGGACTTGGACTAGGGTTTACCCTAATGATTTATTACCttttgttgattgagagtaattatGACATGATTGtatcgcttatgtggatacagtttttacTATTGGATAACTATTTTCGTCTGAAtaggtacagaaataactgccataggacaaagagtcatgtcctttcatgaaggGATATTGTTTGCTGTGAATaagtatggatttcttgaagagacaCCTTGAcatctcttcaggaagaaatccataacctttcgaTTGATACAAATCCTGTATACTATAATTCAGAAGAATATACTCTTaattcttaagattatatcaCCATCCTGTATACTATAATTCAGAAGAATATACTCTTaattcttaagattatatcatcttctgtgcaattactctcgatctgacTTCTTGTTAAGTTTTTTTCTGAACATCttaaaggcatatcggtgtcaaaactagagatctgttcaacacttaaatgtgcaaatttttgtgttaaaatttggattgtgaattcattgtatcctgaagacaatttgcagattaccttcatttgcacttgctggaacttcTAGAAAAAGGGCAACAAATCTGTCTTgaaaaattgactattcaagtcaagccttgaaccTGATAGATCCGATCGTCTCGTTATCTTttttctatcctccgttgtgtataaGAATTACTTACATTTCTATCAGTTCTCATATGGACACCATACCGTATACTATATTACCTGGATTCATAGGAGTAGCCATTGTTCAGTTTTTTAGTACGTGAATATGAGGGTCCATGTCGTGGATGGAACATGCTCTCCAAAATCCACACGAAAAGACCGTTGTCCTTTGATCTACGTCCAGTATTTAGATGATTCAGAACATAGTAAAGCAAGCTCACATTGGATAAAAGGAAACCAAACAATGTGAACTTCCAACGATAGAGATTTCGAGCATTATCCATCTGCGGCGTCTCCTCTAGATCTATGTTTGGATCAAACGAAACATGACCCCCTTTTAAGGACAGGAGTTTTTATGATTATTGTCGGGAGTGTTGTATTTAAaaggattttaaataaaaaatggtgCATCAAATTCTTTTCTCTTTATTTAcggggcttgagccccttttacCAAGGGCATGTGATTTGGTCTCATAGGGGACCATGAGATTAGCTCTAATCCATGCTTTACACTACACACGTGCCTGCACTCCGCCCAGCTGTGTCGGTCTGGAGTTGTGTCTGTGTGCTCGGGCTTGGGCTCATGCTGAGATCTAGATCCAGATCTATATGTGGACGAGTACACTCGCATTGTCAATTTTGCTTTGAGCGTATACTCGTGATTTGATTTGAGTACACTCGCATTGTCAATTTTGCTTTGAGGGTATACTTGTGATCTTGATTTTGCATATTTTCTTTTTAGAGGCACATTTGTTTGGGCAGTCACACTAATTGAGTTTAAATCCAGCAGACTTAATCAATTTAAAATAATGTTTTAAGCACCTAATCGAAGCATTTAAATATGCATACTTTaatccattttcaatttatttagaACAAACAGAgatctttttctgcttcttaaAATAGTCTATGGATTATTGTTTTCTTGTAACTAAGTTCTCTGCTATGTTAACTCACTTCAGTTTAAGTTTTGTATGCTGGCTTGAGCTTGTGTACGAGGAGTGCACCGTTGAGACTAGATCATGATCATTAATTTTTCAGAGGTCAATCGCTGGTGATTCTTGTTGCACTTGAGATGCTATTTAaggaaaataattttaatttcaaGCTGAGTAATCCAATCATGCCACAAATTAAACCAACAAGtcttctttactttttttttttaatttttaatttttcttttctaattttttttcggCACCATTATCCAGTTGAGAGCTGGGGGAGCAAAAAGCTCTACGGTATGTACATGATATCcactgtccatcatttttttcggCTCATGTTAGCCTATTAAACCATAGATCATGCtcatccaaaactgaagtggccACACTACAGGGAACGGTGTGGAAGGACCACCAGCTATTGAAATTTTTGTGGGGGCACACAATGATATTAATacgccatctaacctgttcaaaaggtgggtcctaccaggATGAAGGGCAAAACCAGATACCAGCCTGATCAGAAGTTTGGAGGGCCCAACAGCGTCATTGGCAGCTTCCCCGTTCCGGTGTGGCCACTGGAAATTCGGATTGCCATATTATTTTTGCTCATGTCCTCGTACAGACCGGCAGCTTCCCTTATCGGTGGATCGGCTTCCCTTGTTggtggatccctgaccgtgggctcaccatgatgtatgtgccttacatccaggCTATCTATCCGTTTTGACACTTCATTTCAGCGCTtgataaaaaatgaatcagatccaattcCAACACCACGGGAAGCAGTTGTGATTGaatacacatcattaaaaacATCACGGGGCTACCAGAATCTTTATTGGCCGTCCCAAatcagatccaattattaggtggactgCACGacgggaagcagtggtgattgaatacgcTTAacgggggaaacggattggctactccccttgccgcTAGTCTGGTGGCTGgccgtcggtgctctgtgagccccaccatataatgtatgtatttcatctatgccattcatttatatttacagatcattttaagcttgattccaaaaatgagagggatataaatttcagatggaccacatcacaggcaAATAATAGTAActgtatatccaccattaaaatcctcctaaggtccattgtactgtttatttgacatccaatctgttgattaggtcatacagacctagacgaaaaaaaaaaataaaatcaacttgatccaaaacttttattggccccaaaaagtttttaatggccgacattcaatcaatactttttccttaatgtggtccacttgtgattgggatatacctcattttaggTCTCGTTCCATAAaacgatctagaaaaatagatgaacggcatggatgaaacacataaatcatggtgcgcccacagagcaccgaccaccacccattggctggtggcagagaacggattggctactccctcggACACCTGGCAATGGCTAGTGGcctgtgctatgtgggccccaccatgatgtatctgtttcatccatgccatccatctatttttagagatcatttttcaatatgagtccaaaaatgagttatatccaaatctcaagtaggccacattacaggaaaaaagtgttgaatgagggtctaccattaaaaatattttgggggacATAAAAGACCCTCATTCAAAATATTTTGGGGGACataaaagttgtggatcaagcggatctttgttttttctcttcatctaggcctgtatgacctaatcaacagattggatgtaaaataaacagtatagtgggccttagaaggattttaatggtggatatccaattactattgttttcatgtagtgtggtccacctgagatctatatccctctcattttttgagatcaaccattaaatgatccgtaaaaatgaatgaaaagaatggatgaaacacatacatcagggtggggcccatagagcacggaccaccagccacggagatggtggcaaggggagtagccaatgcgtctccggtggcaggggagtagccaatccgtttcccatcacTGGCCGCCAGAATCTTTACTGGCCATATCACCTGTTGAgcttaatgatcaatcaccactatttcctctggtgtggtccacctaaaatttagatctgtttaatttttaagatcatgccttaaaatgagccataAAAAACGATGGACGTCGTGAATGTAGGGagaaacatcacggtaggctccaCGTCAGAGATCCACCGAAGCTGCGCCCAACATGAGCAGGAGGAAatgatgatggacggagtggatgacacttatatcacagtgggctcccatTGAGCTGTTGTTGCCGGGGCGCCCCATAATCGCTGTAGGAAATTCCCGCCCCACTTGTAATAAACGTAGAGGCCGAGGACGTTCACAACTCCTCTCCAAAGGGAGGAATTGCATCAGGATTTGCGTATTATCGTCACCTGGTAGTTTGTGCAAATGGGACATTGATTCACTGATCAATACGGTTAACTGTGATCAGTCCCTTATTGATGATGGACAAATCCAAGAAGGTCTCCTCATTGCAACAATCCTAACCCTTGGTTTAGTTGATTACAAATATACAGCCAATAAAACAAATACAACAGAggcccacattcaactgaaaattgaaaaattttaCATATTACGTCCATCCGAAAATCATATAACCGTCTGGATTACTCACATGTGTGCGTCATATGGAGAAACCCCAAACCCGAGGATATGTTCTTACCCTCGGGTCGAAGATTACCTGATTTCTCTATTCCCCTTCCTCCTGTCTCCTGCCTGTTCTTgcatcattctccatcaaccCCTAGCTTAAGCGGTGGGCGTATAAACCAAACGTGCGCACTAACCCCATTCTACACATAAAAAATCCCAATCCCAATCTCCCTCAATTGCAATCTCTCCTTCAACGCCAGCAGCTTCCGCATCAGAAGCAGCGGcggctgcagcagcagcagagaagAAAATGCCAGAAATCCAAACAGACGTCGAAGACGACGACGACGCTTTCGGAGACTTCAAATTCATCTCCTCCCCTTCTCTCCCTCACCACGCAAATCCAATCCCCGCTGAAGATGATGAATGGGGCGATTTCGTCGAAAACCCGCTACAATTCCACTTCCAAACCCCACCAAATCCCCACCCTTTCGGTCTCTTCTCCGGTCTCCAGATTCCCATAACCGATCCACCCCCAACGACTCCTTACCAATCGCACCTGGGCGGTCCCCAATTGTCAGCGGATTTGGCTGTGGAGAAGCGGTGGGAGAAGCCACGAGGAGCTCTTCCGCTGTCGATTTTcggtgaagaagaggaggaagagtcCAATACGGTCGATCTTTCGTTTGACGCCCGGGATGAGTTTCCATTGAAATGTGACCCAGGCACGAAGAATGGGGCGGGTTCCGGCCCAGGCGTTGGCCTCAATGATCTTATATTGAATTTGTACGGCCGGGATGAGCAGATAAAAACTGAAAATGGGGCTTTGGGGAATTCCGATTTGGTGGATGAGAGTGCTGATTTTGATGAGAATTGCTGGGAATTCAAGGAGGCGAACTCAGAATTTGAAGGCGAAGACGGCAGTTTGATGGTAAGTGTTGATGGGTTccgctgtttttatttttttttaagctgCTCTTCGAACATTATACAGTCctgattcttttctttcttattgttattattattattattattattttttggctaTTAGGAAGAGCAGAAGGATTCTGAGGTTTTGGGGGTTGAAGCAAAAGCCACCAGAACTGTCCAAGAAATCGAGGTgtgttatttttaaattttttaggtCCATGAATCACACAGACTGCTTTTTCTTATTGgacctttgtttttttcccctttgATTCCATCAATATTTATTTTGGAGtgtactacaaggaaatcatgaTCACAGAACAAAAGAACATAGGGAATTGACATTTGCCTCCACCTCattcgattttctcagatctctttCCCATTTGGGATTTGAAATATTACAGCAGTtgtatctctctctcaaaaaagagTACAAAACTTGTACAATTTTCAAATTCCAAAATAGAAAATGGGTGCATGTAAATCAATCAAGCTGGGCGTAAATAGTGGCTTCCAAAACCATAGATGTAATATGTGTGTTTGTAATCACAATGGATGGTTTTATGGCAGTTAGTTTGTCATGAACTCTATTTTGCTGCATACTTGGCTGATTGCGAATGCGATTCATGTGAGGAGATATTAAAGAGGCAATTTATGGTACATTTGTGTGAGGtccaggccattcattaggtgggccacactgtcagaaaaatcaatggttagaaagGAGATGACAAGAAGGTCCATGTTCAATGTACCTGCATTTCCTTCTTGATGATTAGACCAGATTGATTTTTGGGTTAGAGCTTGTTTACAGTGACCTCCACCAGATGAACTAGTcacatgcatgtgtgcatgttgGAAGGGGTACAGCTAATTTCCTCTTTAGTATCTTCGTTGTCACCCACACATTTTTCAAATCACCCACACATTTCTTTACTTTGTTTATTCTGTTTAACAGTGTTGTGGCTGTAGTAGTTTGCATTTTTATACCTTTTGGCTGGGCATTGCTTAATACCATATACTTTTCTGGGAAATTATTTTTGTTCATAAAGGATCTGATAAGTTCGAGTTTGAAGGTTGGAATTCGAAATGGGGTCAGAAACGAGAATGGGTTGCATACCAACTCTGTTAACAGGAACGTCAGTTCTTTTGAGAATTTTTGGGTACATAACGACGAGTTTTCAGAAGCTGGAGTTGTAGATTTCTTTTCCGAACAAAAGGTGATCAATCGTTTGAATCCATCAAGCTATTTTTTCTAAGCCTTGCACAATgctgaaaatttgaaaactagatttcttttttttgggATGCTAGAAGGAACAGAAAGTTTCTGATCTTTTGGGGGCTGAAGCAAAAGTTTGCACATCCACCACTGAAATTCAGGTATTAATTCTGTTTGATTTTGTGCAAGTTTCTGTAATGTGGCATTATATGATCCGCAACCAAAGGATAAGTATAGTGTCCCTGAGTCTTTACTTGTGTACCATGGTTCAGTGTACAGACCATTGAACTGAATATGATGGACACCATGGATGAATCATGGCCTCAAAAATCTCCCCAATGTGACAATCCTAACTCTTCAATCAGTGGCCTGCATGTAGATGGTAAGAATAAAAGTCAAGTCACAGTTCAAATGCACCTGAAAATAGAAAATGTTCAAGTTTGGATGGATAGATCTTCCAATCCTCATGCCTTTAGAAAAGGGATCTTCCAATTGGGTACGGTGGATGCCAACagattttcttttttccaacTGGGCATCCCATTAAATTTTTTggaacggtctggatcttccaTTAGATGTTCTTCTAGGATGTTTTAACTTCAACCTTCCATACAAACtttcatttaatttttcatttcAGTGATAATATTGGGAGTCTGGGACCTTGTCGTCTCTCTCTTATCATGCACACACAGGTTTGCATACAAATATTGAAATTCAAGATCGACAAGTTTTCAACATTTAtagtttcttttgtttttcttctataAATTTTATAGTTCTTTTGATCTGTACTATCTTCTTTGAAAGATTATTTGAACTAAAAGTAAAAAGAAGCTGATAGATTATACAAATAACCATATGTTAGAACCTACACAATTATAAAGCAGGGCTAGGAGTAATCAGTTGATTGAAGTGGCTGTGCATGCAGAACATGAGCAGAATGAGAAATGTGCAGATACATATTAGAAGTTAATCTCAGCGTGTGCAACTCGTTGTCCTTATTTTCTTCTAGGTGACCTACTTCATGAATTGTCAATAGCTATGCTTAGGCTAGAAATCagtcacatcatcatcattaattggggttggctgcatgaatctagttccaccattccactctatcaaagggCCATAtacctttagttagaccataggtcatcatgtcttttcttactatctccaATGATGTCCTTTTGGGCTTTCCTCTTGcccctttagagccttcaacttgtaccaactcacttctTCTAACCGGCGCGGTTCCGTCTCCCTTGCacagcattcatttctaattctatccttcctcgtcttgccacacatccatctcaacatcctcatttttaGCTACACTTTTCCTATGAAAATTTTGTTCTTTAAtggcccaacattctgtcccataaagcatggctggtcttatagctatcctattaTAAttcccttttcagtttgagtggtacacggtgatcacataaaactctaggggcacatctccatttcttccacccagctggAATTCTATGGGTAACATCCTTCTCACTCTCTAGTCTCTACTCATGAATTATTGATTTCCAGGCCAACTCAGGAGCATCTAGATCTGAGctgattgtttttttttcttaaattacaGAGGTGTAGGCTTTGCCAGGGCTCGGAACGGCTCTGAATGTTGTCTGGATTGGTCCTTGTTGCTACTTGCATTCATATGCTTTCAACATGCAGTTGTTCTATTGTGTTTGTACTTCTAGATTTCAATAAATTCagattatccttcaaaaaaaaaaaaagaaggaaagaaagaaagaaagaaagaaagaaagaaagaagaacttCACTGGTTTCTGTACATTTTAGCTCTTGCTTCATCCTTGATTATTTCTGGTTTAGTGCTGGGATGTACTCTTAACTAGCTCTTACTTTATCCTTGATTATTCCCAGTTTAGTGCTGGGATGTACTCTTAACtcttcacattttttttaaaaaaaaatgtaccaCCTACTTTTTATTTACTACTGAAGTTTGCCTGTAGTCTTGTGGCACATGCATTGTAAGAATGTCGGCTATATTTGATAATTCAGTAATTTTTAGTTGCAGGGCATTGAAGAAATGTTGGAGCATAGTCAAGGAACCACACTTTCATATACTTTTAGCAATGGAAAACCGGATTATGGTGAAATGTTTGACGCCCAAGGGGGGTTTTTTCACGGACTCACCACCTCTGTTAGCAACGGCTTCAATGGTGTCAATTCTGGTTGGAGCAGTGCTGTTAGTGATCTTATTTCAGATCTGTACAGTCAAGCTGAGCAGATATCCACTGTAAATTCTACTCGTCAACCCACTGCAAATGAATTTAGTTCAACTCAGTTGGGCCTGAATTCAGATTTAgtaaatggtgatgatgatttggATGAAAATGACTGGGAATTCAAGGATGCCTTCTCAGAAGGCACAGTTGGAAATGGGGATCCTGGCTTTGAGACTGTAGATGCACATCAAAACTTTTCTGCTGAACTAAAGCTAAAGAATTTTGTAGGTTTCTACTCTAGATTGAAAGACGAAGCACGATTTTTCATACTTGACCATCTTGATGATCTCAAGGTGAGTGCAAATTCATTGTTAAGATCTATCTTTATCATTTCATAGAGCTGAAAGCAATTGAATGATGGTTGGTGTTAGAAAGCCAAGAAGGATGCTGCTCTTTCTGGTGATGAAATAAAGGTTATGGCCTTTGATGAGGAAATTCAGGTGTGTAGTTTCATCAAATGTGCTCGGTCTTTTCCTTTGGAACCTTTTtttgcgtgcgtgcgtgcgtgcgtgcgtgcgtgtgtgtgtgtgtgtgtgtgtgtgtgtgtgtgtgtgtgttttgacttggaaattatatatgtatttttaaaGGATAACTGCATTCATAAAAGAAAAACGATACAAAAGAGGGAAAAGTCTCTGCTGAGGAGGCAAAAAACTAGCAACCTAAGAAAAGAAGATCAACATCCTTAGGACCAATTATAATGCCTGCCCATTCAATAATCAGATTTTTAACTCTGGAACAGCGGATTGAACCGAAGCAGCTTTGTCATTAAAACACCTATTGTTTCTTTCCTCCCAGATTGACCACCAGATGGTGAGAATAGTCAACCTCCAAATGTGAGTCTTGGCTTTTCCTATCTTGACCCCATGCCAAGCCGAAAGAAGATAGCAAGCTAATGAAGGATTGCACCAGTTCATATTAAAATGACCGAAAAATTCAGCCCAGATTTGCGAGACAAAAGGGCAATGGATAAGAAGATGATCCACAAATTCCTCCTCTTTCATGCAACATAGGCATATATTAACGATCCGCATACCCCTTTTCTTCAGATTATCCACCGTAAGAATTCTGTTTTTTCCTACGAGCCATCCAAAACAAATGAACTTGGGAAGGGTAGCATACTTCCAATTGAACGGGGTAGAGGGGACTGAGGAGTTAGAAGGAGGGGATAGCTAAGCGTAGAAGGAGCGAACCGAAAAGACTCCTGTTTTATCCTAAGACCAAATCAGCTTGTCGGGGATGGAGAGATCTAGGGCACCTTTGGAGATAAGATCAAGAAGATCAACGAGTTCGGATATCTCCCAGTCATGAAGGTTCCTAGTGCATTTGACGTCCCAAGCAACATTCTCATTCGTGATGGAGAAGTAGCTAGCAACAG from Magnolia sinica isolate HGM2019 chromosome 17, MsV1, whole genome shotgun sequence encodes the following:
- the LOC131230387 gene encoding uncharacterized protein LOC131230387 isoform X6, producing the protein MPEIQTDVEDDDDAFGDFKFISSPSLPHHANPIPAEDDEWGDFVENPLQFHFQTPPNPHPFGLFSGLQIPITDPPPTTPYQSHLGGPQLSADLAVEKRWEKPRGALPLSIFGEEEEEESNTVDLSFDARDEFPLKCDPGTKNGAGSGPGVGLNDLILNLYGRDEQIKTENGALGNSDLVDESADFDENCWEFKEANSEFEGEDGSLMEEQKDSEVLGVEAKATRTVQEIEKEQKVSDLLGAEAKVCTSTTEIQLQGIEEMLEHSQGTTLSYTFSNGKPDYGEMFDAQGGFFHGLTTSVSNGFNGVNSGWSSAVSDLISDLYSQAEQISTVNSTRQPTANEFSSTQLGLNSDLVNGDDDLDENDWEFKDAFSEGTVGNGDPGFETVDAHQNFSAELKLKNFVGFYSRLKDEARFFILDHLDDLKKAKKDAALSGDEIKVMAFDEEIQAAYEKVRVDNSFSGKVHPEEHPPRNICVLELLEVVQDPSLRGLETEYHLSKRISLAERDLSSAVGLLEHAMSVLQILTLASEEEQATYISAWLKMVSACAQELQRGSMIWKQSLQKNFHVQVLSKAQGLNYFLALGEIYRVSLVLRASVALYKPWILLKSRDSTDIFAFFEDCKTSWIDSGLKESLKRISDSADLEYAGTIKALLESIKYTHDLDEVSLYHHAFDQGEPICRLSLLPSGLIQDMKVVLWNGEHYFLKLANLWGNRVSCDPPRLPHIHVY
- the LOC131230387 gene encoding uncharacterized protein LOC131230387 isoform X10; amino-acid sequence: MPEIQTDVEDDDDAFGDFKFISSPSLPHHANPIPAEDDEWGDFVENPLQFHFQTPPNPHPFGLFSGLQIPITDPPPTTPYQSHLGGPQLSADLAVEKRWEKPRGALPLSIFGEEEEEESNTVDLSFDARDEFPLKCDPGTKNGAGSGPGVGLNDLILNLYGRDEQIKTENGALGNSDLVDESADFDENCWEFKEANSEFEGEDGSLMEEQKDSEVLGVEAKATRTVQEIEDLISSSLKVGIRNGVRNENGLHTNSVNRNVSSFENFWVHNDEFSEAGVVDFFSEQKKEQKVSDLLGAEAKVCTSTTEIQLQGIEEMLEHSQGTTLSYTFSNGKPDYGEMFDAQGGFFHGLTTSVSNGFNGVNSGFYSRLKDEARFFILDHLDDLKKAKKDAALSGDEIKVMAFDEEIQAAYEKVRVDNSFSGKVHPEEHPPRNICVLELLEVVQDPSLRGLETEYHLSKRISLAERDLSSAVGLLEHAMSVLQILTLASEEEQATYISAWLKMVSACAQELQRGSMIWKQSLQKNFHVQVLSKAQGLNYFLALGEIYRVSLVLRASVALYKPWILLKSRDSTDIFAFFEDCKTSWIDSGLKESLKRISDSADLEYAGTIKALLESIKYTHDLDEVSLYHHAFDQGEPICRLSLLPSGLIQDMKVVLWNGEHYFLKLANLWGNRVSCDPPRLPHIHVY
- the LOC131230387 gene encoding uncharacterized protein LOC131230387 isoform X8, whose product is MPEIQTDVEDDDDAFGDFKFISSPSLPHHANPIPAEDDEWGDFVENPLQFHFQTPPNPHPFGLFSGLQIPITDPPPTTPYQSHLGGPQLSADLAVEKRWEKPRGALPLSIFGEEEEEESNTVDLSFDARDEFPLKCDPGTKNGAGSGPGVGLNDLILNLYGRDEQIKTENGALGNSDLVDESADFDENCWEFKEANSEFEGEDGSLMEEQKDSEVLGVEAKATRTVQEIELQGIEEMLEHSQGTTLSYTFSNGKPDYGEMFDAQGGFFHGLTTSVSNGFNGVNSGWSSAVSDLISDLYSQAEQISTVNSTRQPTANEFSSTQLGLNSDLVNGDDDLDENDWEFKDAFSEGTVGNGDPGFETVDAHQNFSAELKLKNFVGFYSRLKDEARFFILDHLDDLKKAKKDAALSGDEIKVMAFDEEIQAAYEKVRVDNSFSGKVHPEEHPPRNICVLELLEVVQDPSLRGLETEYHLSKRISLAERDLSSAVGLLEHAMSVLQILTLASEEEQATYISAWLKMVSACAQELQRGSMIWKQSLQKNFHVQVLSKAQGLNYFLALGEIYRVSLVLRASVALYKPWILLKSRDSTDIFAFFEDCKTSWIDSGLKESLKRISDSADLEYAGTIKALLESIKYTHDLDEVSLYHHAFDQGEPICRLSLLPSGLIQDMKVVLWNGEHYFLKLANLWGNRVSCDPPRLPHIHVY